From the Hoplias malabaricus isolate fHopMal1 chromosome 6, fHopMal1.hap1, whole genome shotgun sequence genome, the window CGTAACATGTTGTATTTAGATGGATGATAAAACCTGCGTGTTCTCAGCTGATAAGGAAACATTTCAGTGCCATGCAATGCatcaaaattattaaaatgtttaggAAGACATTGCATGCTATTGACCTAAAAATACATAAGAGTCTGAGAGCACAGACGGATCGGACACTATTCCCattcattaaatacatttatttcaattGATTTTGctatctgtaaataaatatactcACATGTGCCTTAAATCAATTACAGAAGAGAAAAggttaacaaaaaaaatttaaaaaacaaacaaactaaatcAAGATAATATTTCCAAGTTATGCCAAATTATGAGATgcaattttttttccacaagttcCACATGTCTGAAAACTTTTCCGATCTGGGGCCAAGACAAGAGATAAAGAGATCCCCAGTAAGAGGGGATACACTGTACATCTGTGCTCAATTACAATCCAAATTAAAATGAGCCTCTCACTTCTGCTGTTTCCTTCACTTAGAAAATCTATAACACAGGAACAAAGAAACTTTTATTGTGAAACCAAATTCCATTTTGTCCCCCTGTGCTGTGTTTGCTATCAAAGACAATTTACAATGCGGCAAAACATTTTTTGTGTGAATGGGAGAGGGTAATTTAGTGTAAAACATCATCAGTTAGTCACATTTCTGGGTGAAAGCCAGTACAATAATTTTGTTTCctgaaaatacatatataaacaaaaactaaaagacaatgacaaaaaaacaaacacagaaaatgcGACAACAGTGAGAGCCAAAACATCTCAGTTGGTTTCATGTGCCTTAACAATAAAGGCAGAGAATGGGTAGAAAAGATGACTGAGTGTGTACTGGACTGCAATGCCTGAAGAGCCAGAAACAGGatccgcttttttttttttttactaaactgTTGGTTTGTTCCCACCAAAACTTCTAACTCTCTCAGGTCCAAAAGGCCAATGCTTCTTGAGCACTAACACATCACAACTGCACAACAGACTCATTCATCACCAGCAGGCAAGTTTTCCTCAATCCTCTTGATGAACTTCATACGGATCTCTGTCACGTTGTCTCCTCTGAGTGTATCTTGAGCAAATCGCACATCCACTGCCATCTGAACCTGGGGAAAACCATTCAGTATAAATTGAAAAGCAACATCAAAATTCTTGAATATAATCCCATAGTCCTACATGTATATTAATCATATAAACACCCCaaataaaatatctttaccATCTCCAAAGCTCCTCTCAGTACTCCACAGAGTAAATTGGAGTAGATTAAGGTGTTGTGGTTGTCCGGAAGCTCTACAAAATCCACCAGTGGATTACTCTCCAGGATGAGAGAGAACTCATCTCCAGCAGGGCTCCAGTTTGTCACACTCGGGGTGATGCCCAGGTACATCTTGAAAGCTACCTGTCCATGAAATGTGCTTCTTTTacaattaaaagtattaaacaCATCCTTTGacattatgaaatatatattgcctaaataatcttaaaatatgtgtttctttttcatttgtgtcagttaaataaagcttcaattgtttttattgtattttccaAAACCCTTCTGAAAATATCATTTGTAGGTGCTGTATATACATGAAAGCAACCACAGCTGCAAAAATATCTTtggttatatttttaaatcacagAGAAAGGAGAGTTTGGAAATCTTGACCTCAGAGCGACTTTTTGAACTCTCCTCATGGATGCAATGGAAGTGCTAAAGGGCTCAAAGACTCAGTATTCTGATGAGGAGCCCAGTGCTctgagcaaacagacacacTGTAGATTAACATCTGACAACGTGGCCCACAGTGGAaagcaaagagagagaacagggtGGGGAAGAGAGCAAAATACTGTCATTCTTTTAGTGTGAACTAACACTTTCTGCAGTGCAATGTTTCGTAACTGGTCTAAGTAACAGTACATCTGGCCATTATGGACCCAAGACAATAAACACAAGGGAACAGGCAACCTGAGACTCTGATGCTGCAACTGGCTAGCCAGTTTAATTTATGGTGGCATTGCTGGGACATTTCTCTATCTGCAAGGAACAGAATAATCATAACAAATGTCGAAGTGatgaaagcttttaaactaTGAAGCTTACTGGAGTCTGGAGTTCAAATTGCAGCCACTTGTTTTCCTGCATATTTACAAGGTATCAGAAGTGCTCCGTTACCTTTGCAATGACATCAGCAGTTTCTCGGAAATCATGACACCTGCCTACGCTGGAGCGAGCCAAGAAGTCCTCAATGAGACGCACTCCAATATTGTAACCCCTTTGAAAAGTAGACAAAACGTGAGGTAATTCATCAGAGCGTTTTAGAACAAATAGTATTCTCACATTCTTTTATAATGCCTCTTCATTAGTAAAACTACTGTCATTATGGTTCATTTTAATCTTTAACATTGGGTACAGTTCAAGGCAAAAATGTCAGGTAATTTGAAAAAGGAAATTCTGCACTAAAGGAAATTCTGAAGGTCCACACAGCTTATGCTGTACTAATCCTATACACAAACTTCTAAAGGTTTCAGTgatgtaaaaacaaatacatagaAACAAGCATATATCATTATGAATATTAGCATTGGTTCTATTCCAAAGGGTGGAATTTGTGAGTGTACTGCAAGTGAAACAGATCCATTTAAATAGGCTGTACTTCAGCCACACAGTTGCTCTATTCATTTTACATCATGCTGTGGGCAGTTGGAGGTCTCAAATGTGGTAAACTGGTACGTTTTCCTACCACAACCCAGTGTGGTACATGTTCCACATCATCCACTTGGTTCAACTAGCAGAACCATAAGACAGAAAGGAGACAAAGCTATATCCTCTTTACAGTTACACTGAAAACAGACGGGACCCAACAGTACTGTTGCAAACTGTGCAATGAAAAACAAGCCACACACCATTTTGAGTACTGAACGTTTTGTGTTAATCCATTCAGCTGAAACATGGTCTTAAGTTAAAAGAATGGTCTATGTGACCTTACTGAAGACCAGAGAGTGATTTCaatgtaataatattaaaaaggtATGGACATCCTCCTACTATAATGGCAAATCACACAGACCATGAAGCAGCAAAACTCCCCCACTCAAAAACACTTCCACCACAAAGTTTGACTGCTGGTATTATGTTCTTATTGTGGGATACTGAGCTAGCTTTATGCCAAATGAAATGGGACCAATGTCTTCCAAAACATGAACTTCTGAGTCATCTGTCCACAGAATGTTATTATAGTGTAATCGGCTTAGGGTCCAAATTCTTTTTTGGAAGATGTGTAATGAGCATTTATGTTCCTCAAGTGTTTTTTACTACCAGTGgtgttaatatttttcattatctACTGAAAAAgttgctgctgtgtttttgtaacAGGCTGGAAACTGTTCCCAATTTACGCCATTTGACTGTGAATGTGATGGCTCTGACTGTGGTTCTATTATGTAGTtccattttttttgtgtgaatatATTTCAATAACATTCCTTCTAATCTCTTCTGACATTCAatttaaatactgcagtgttctgcatgttgtcctttttttttatttaaagtgatgtttacaattttaatcaaaaatactTTCCATAAAATTCACAAGTtgcttcctcaccatttgctagctgtcctgtctgattttgtgctggAAACCAATCTAATGAGTTTACAAAATGCTAGTGTCAGAAAACAAgttgaagagaaagagaaaaatatataaagtactCTGTCagacatgctctctctctctctctctgctcaaggcagagaaacaacaaatagacctccaaatgttgaaaatcatgacaTATTATGAGGACATAGCTTTATTCCTGCTACATAAGTGGGaaaatttacttatttttgctgtttcagattttttaggtTGAAGCTGAccctaaattcaggagactgctaatGGCATGAAAGTAAAAACAGACCGAAAGCGCTAGAAAACTAAAgagctcaagttacaaatgagttcctgtggtaatttaaacagtgaataaaaaacatTCTAGACAAGTTCAAGTTAAGGCACGTACAGACATCGGTTTTCTTCTCAAACACCCTGTTCCAACTTAAAAGACGCTGAGCTTGTGAAAATAACCCAGAGAGAAATGTAGTTCCCCACAATAGTAGATATTacctttaaaggggacatctatAACTCTGGGGAACTGCAATTCTCTCTGGtcattaatcttttttttaattatagtgagagacagagacagagcgagagagagagggagagagagagaacaactcACATTTTATCAAGCTGCTTGTTCACTTCCTCATCATTCTCATAATCCTTACATAGCTGAGTGACCAAGGCTCCATATGTGAGAGTAAACAGTTCAGAATTCTGTTGAAGAAAGTGGACACAAGAAAGTCAGAAAACTAAATAAAAGGCTAACATTCTTTCACCGCATTGATTATTTATGAAAGGAATCAACATTTTTACTTAGTTATTTGGCTAACTCAATTTATGTCATTataaaatgctgaaaatgtaaatCATGTGACTGTTGGAATGACTACATGTTGATGTACATTACATCTTTATATTTTCAGATGTTAAACTATCACCTACGGCTGAACAACAGCACTGCTTTAGTACTGATGTAACACGTACAtgtaaaaaaatgaacattatTTTAGATCAACCCATCTCAAtatctttcagtgttttttttcctgctccCATGCTTCTTATGAGCAAACTGTTTGCTAGAACAGGAAAGATAGTAAACTACAACAATGCTATGTCAGTTCAGGACTTACACTCATTCCTTAAtatgtttactcatcatgtgaCAAGTCTCTCATTCTACAAGTCTTGGGCACCTCCTTGTGGCCCAAAATAACTCTGTACTGTTGAGAGCTGATGTAGAGGGAACGCACATTACTGAGAACCAAACTTTGAACTGCTTTCCATTCTTCATTATAAAAAGCCACTTTCCTTCGTGAACAAAGATAATTAGTTTTATTGAGGTGGGCAGTATTTTAAATACTGTTACAGTGACACATTTAGGAAAAATTAAACACTGAAACCTCCAGCTCTCCTACTGTGCAAATAaagatataaacaaatataagtaAAAATTGTTTGACCATGCTGGCTGATCTGCTCTATGTCCATACAGACTATAggaccaaatgtttgtagacattctgcttatccaacatttattctgaaattaaGCATATTAACAGGGATTTATTTCCACTTTGTTGTAGTAAAGGGTGTGTGTGCGTCTCTTTTAACTATTTTGGACAACACTTTTTACTACATACTGGAACATATCTATAAAGATTGTACCAGCATTCCGTAGGTGGGTACTAATTGTTGGAGGCCAGTCTCATTTCAGTTTGTTTATGTCCATTACACAGGAGAATGTAGCTAACGGGTTTTAGTTCATACTGTTGCCAGGAAACGTGCGTTTACTAATTGCAATTTCATATTTACTAGTTACACAGCTTAGCTGTATTTGTTTAAACTCTTGTGGAATAGTGCCACAGaagtttttatttcacaaaagaCGTTTGGAATCACTTGACAACTAGCAAAAGGGCCGTCTATAAGAATGACCAGACATTAACTAATTTAGACTATGATAACCTGTCTGTCATAAGCCGAAAGAGAATTACAACCATGATATACATCTAAACATCCTGAGCCACACGCTTAACCGTATCGCCATACCACCTTTAGCACAGCATTACACAGTTCTAGTGTCAGAAAACAagttgaagagagagagaaacaataaAAGGTACTCTGTCAGacaatgctctctctctctctctgcttaacGTTTATTGCTATACCACCTTTAACAGAGCAGCGGAttcaacatttaaggtggaatgaaaaattcGGAAAAGGCTGGCAAACAGGGAGCTAAGCATCAGTGTTGTTGACTACGTTAGTCGCAAATAGACGGATTATTTTCCACTTTGATTAATAGATTGAAATAAACAGCATCTGAAATGAATGAAGTAGGTTCATAAACTGTCACTAACGTTAGCCAACTCTGGCGTCGCTCCGCCAGTGGATGTGTATGGAGCCCCGCAGTCACAACATTAGCACTAAACGCTCTTAGCACAGACACACGAGATACTCTCACCATTTTCTTGCTGTCGGTGCCTCTGTTGGACTGTCGGGACATGGTGTATTGTATTACAGCCGACTACAGGTAGCGTTCAAATGATGATTTATTAATATATCTTCGTAAAACGCTAGTCGTATTCCTGTATCGATGTCAAAGCTACTTCCTGAAGCACTGCTCGTTCGCCGGAGGTTGTTTTTCGCTCTGAATCTtgggagttgtttttttttttttttctccctagAGTTCCGTGTTGCATCTACTTAACCCTGTAGATCTATCTCATTGTAATCTGTATATAAACCACGTGTGTTCGTTTGCATCATTTTTGTGAAATACAATTAATAGATTTTAGACTGTGTTTAGCTTGCCTTGGTCAAAACTCCACAATTTTCATCTCTCCCCACAAGATGGCTGTGTATACAAGCAGAAATACGCTGCACTTAATGTTTCTGGGCAGATTACATCAGTGGTACACGATGTATAACCAGCACAAGTCAGAAATTCTCATTAAAGGCAACGTTGACGATTCTGGAGAAATGTTTTTACAGCAGAGCTATGTCCAGCCTCCTGTTGTTGTTCAGAATCTCtgcgtcttttaatgtggaaaggtATGTTTGAAAAAGAAATGGCCTAAGCTTGTTTGTGCTTGAACTTTTACTTGTCtataagtttttaattcacagTTTAATTACCAtcattatgtttaaatattaaaacctaatttgtaactcgagctgtttagttttgtagcactttcgtgcagttagtggtctcctgaatttggaatcagttccaccttaactaaCAGCGAAAATTAGTCAGTATACCCCAACTACccacctttcattcattcattcattcattatttgtaaccgcatatccagttcaggatcgcgctgggtctagagcctacctggaatcattgggcacaagggaatacaacctggagggggcgccagtccttcacagggcaacacacacacactaacacattcactcacacctaaggacacttttgagtcgccaatccacctaccaatgtatgtttttggactgtggaaggaaaccagagcacccggaggaaacccacatggacacagggagaacacaccaaactcctcacagacagtcacccggagcaggacttacACCTACAacctgcaactggatcctggacttcctgactgggagacctcagcaCCATCatactgaacactggagcccccagGGCggtgtgctcagtccactgctgttcatactgctgacccatgactgtgcagcgatgcacagctcaaatcatatcatcaagttcgctgatgacacgactgtggtgggtctcatcagtaagaacgacgagtcagcgtacagagaggaggtgcagcggctaactgactggtgtgaagtcaacaacctgtctctgaacgtggacaaaaccaaagagatggttgtagacttcagaaaaacaaggggtgagcactcacCACTGAACATcaacaactctgctgtggagattgtcaagaACACCAAATTCCTTGatgttcacctagcggatgatctcatctggtccactaacaccagtaacgtCAGAAAGAAAGCCAAGCAGTgcctctactttctgcaaaggctgaagaaggttcatctcccacctccaatcctcaccactttttacagaggagtcaaagagagcatcatgaccagctgcatcactgtctggtttaggaactgcactgtggcagatcgcaagtctcTCCAGCAGATTGTGAGGACAGCcaagaagattatcggtgtgtctcttccctccatcactgacatgtacaccactcagcattgtgggagatcacacacacccttcacacacacttttcaacctactgccgtctggaaaaaggtatcgaagcaggtatcgagccctcacatccagactccccCCCCACCTTTTGGTttttgtattgtcttgtattattgtattgtatgtatattggtttgtgttttattagctatgtcttttgcactttaatgtgtgtgcactgttttatgtttgcactagctttgcactagttgcactttaatgttgtgtattgttttatgtagcaccttggtcctggaggaacgctatttcgtttcactgtgtactgtaaacactgtatactgctgaaatgacaataaacttcttgaacttgaacctccagatccctggagctgtgtgactgcaatactacctgctgaaccaccgtgccgcccaactacccacctatggagcataAATAGAGAGACATCCTTAtcccttttcatgcttttcaatgttctgaGGTCTCTCCACAATCCAACCACCATCAGGTGCCATTTATCGTGATTCAGTcagcagagcagagagagtCGTTTTGGATGGAGACCCTTAAGTTTCTTTCCACATTTACAGAGTTGGATTTGTGTACAAACAAAGGGATTTTTATctacagcacaaacaaacacaaggaaatggtgaggaaatattctCTGGGTTTTATAAATAGTGTGTTGGATtaaaatcacaaacatcacctttaaataaCTTCACACAGAGTATGTATACTCATGACAGACTAGCTCTACCCTGTTAGTGGACATATAAACATTTGCCATGGCCCCAACACA encodes:
- the trappc3 gene encoding trafficking protein particle complex subunit 3 isoform X2, which gives rise to MAAFFYLSTLNSELFTLTYGALVTQLCKDYENDEEVNKQLDKMGYNIGVRLIEDFLARSSVGRCHDFRETADVIAKVAFKMYLGITPSVTNWSPAGDEFSLILESNPLVDFVELPDNHNTLIYSNLLCGVLRGALEMVQMAVDVRFAQDTLRGDNVTEIRMKFIKRIEENLPAGDE
- the trappc3 gene encoding trafficking protein particle complex subunit 3 isoform X1, with the translated sequence MSRQSNRGTDSKKMNSELFTLTYGALVTQLCKDYENDEEVNKQLDKMGYNIGVRLIEDFLARSSVGRCHDFRETADVIAKVAFKMYLGITPSVTNWSPAGDEFSLILESNPLVDFVELPDNHNTLIYSNLLCGVLRGALEMVQMAVDVRFAQDTLRGDNVTEIRMKFIKRIEENLPAGDE
- the trappc3 gene encoding trafficking protein particle complex subunit 3 isoform X3 encodes the protein MGYNIGVRLIEDFLARSSVGRCHDFRETADVIAKVAFKMYLGITPSVTNWSPAGDEFSLILESNPLVDFVELPDNHNTLIYSNLLCGVLRGALEMVQMAVDVRFAQDTLRGDNVTEIRMKFIKRIEENLPAGDE